A genomic stretch from Deinococcus radiotolerans includes:
- a CDS encoding DUF305 domain-containing protein, whose product MKRRGALVVLAGLGVGGALLLTQPRPVTPAPGSPEVRFVQDMRVHHDQAVTMSVLVLKVAADRSVRSLALDIQLGQEEQKRQMQAWLRRWNAPDGTAPDAMHASMMGMATRDELLSLKTLPAREAETQYLRLMRRHHQGALLMAQPLTGSGQPLVAGLVRQVTATQTGEIRTLDSLLEARGAQPLPAPHGMHMQP is encoded by the coding sequence GTGAAACGGCGCGGCGCGCTGGTCGTCCTGGCGGGCCTGGGGGTAGGCGGCGCGCTGCTGCTCACCCAGCCCCGCCCAGTCACCCCCGCGCCGGGCAGTCCGGAGGTGCGCTTCGTGCAGGACATGCGCGTTCACCACGATCAGGCGGTCACGATGAGCGTCCTCGTGCTGAAGGTCGCGGCGGACCGCTCGGTGCGTTCCCTGGCGCTGGATATTCAGCTGGGTCAGGAGGAACAGAAACGGCAGATGCAGGCGTGGCTGCGCCGCTGGAATGCCCCGGACGGCACCGCGCCAGACGCGATGCACGCGAGCATGATGGGCATGGCCACGCGAGACGAACTCCTGTCACTGAAGACTCTGCCCGCCCGGGAGGCCGAAACGCAGTACCTGCGCCTGATGCGCCGCCACCACCAGGGCGCGCTGCTCATGGCCCAGCCCCTCACGGGCAGCGGTCAGCCGCTCGTCGCTGGCCTCGTCCGACAGGTGACCGCCACACAGACCGGCGAGATCCGCACGCTGGACAGCCTCTTGGAGGCACGCGGCGCGCAGCCCCTGCCCGCGCCACACGGCATGCACATGCAGCCCTGA